A genomic stretch from Bacillus sp. E(2018) includes:
- a CDS encoding GNAT family N-acetyltransferase has product MEVLNTQITDQITIVEYDPSYAAAVAEMWNKSQDGWGGGNSIMTEEQVLKKESNSSNIHLYLALDGDKVVGYCSLGEYREDEGALYIPLLNVRGDYHGKKIGKKLVLKALQKAIEMKWPRLDLYTWPGNTKAVPLYKKCGFFWEDRDDTTHLMNFMPYVMQTEAVLDYFTDGKWYENSTRTIETIPDGNNENEFHYYEYSWNHEILGNLKMEFERFGRGLRLIETDDYKIFADVEHFNLVFGSEYKVRYHMINKTGKPLTVEIQGVDDKSIQFATSKKITVQKEEEIEIPFMVNAITEDQSVWRTHPAVTSQLLINGKKAQFRVGIRPKYPVKLSCNTPGNLSFVGSSSQLYLNFENNFDEKVTFSFELPSSEFVTIQNPNVSVTLAPKGKQSLSVPFTLKKNGFYSADVPVSATKTNGDNVTFTKKLGVALQGIGAKFAGECDGFYHVCNGQYTIKLDKFNNWIAPGKGEVDYKLAFMVPQLGKPFSEEITRLRPEKIEPLVEDGYAGLRATFQSQAFPELQLATIVKLYGEGLVERYDEITNISDVETAAEVWLNTPIMCPMLDKGILPYDGKYIELNDSMGSGLSYWDPSKLTENWLFLRGNDNPRGIAWPREGKVNFSSWFMYFENKLGKLAPQKTVATKPITMSIGAFRDWQSFREFATQKKDKPVSLTNHMNVSVNGGNPFVDKGKVKAVVRDYKSSFFNGFIEMKLEEEILQSHLFASDEELTHAEFDIELPEDKGIHVLTSSMNLGAVHVTRQSAAFVTNNQPVQLEKSLKDGLEVYTVDNGELKISASAQFAPTLFSLQYRDQEWMDSPFPKPAPKSWWNPWFGGIAGLLEGTSLHSLLKEESTVEFVEKKDSKGNEWKGLKVSTHYKKHETFKGIQIQKYFLMMPGVPVLCHTTEIVQNTKSYLDGKNFYTGCFLNPGPEPAKSWGSFQAENGEWTMISGAKGEQEMTVERSVIYGSDDHKHLLQFVADQNVTHVDSYINLEVIELGYSEKLSLEHGAKHFTSPVFYVFNDQVIPGTALEDLKKIKFS; this is encoded by the coding sequence ATGGAAGTATTGAATACGCAGATTACTGATCAGATTACGATAGTGGAATATGATCCGAGCTATGCAGCAGCAGTCGCTGAAATGTGGAATAAGAGCCAAGACGGCTGGGGCGGCGGAAACTCCATCATGACGGAAGAACAAGTATTGAAGAAAGAATCGAACTCTTCAAACATCCATTTGTATCTTGCACTCGATGGAGATAAGGTCGTCGGCTATTGCAGTCTAGGAGAATATCGAGAAGATGAGGGAGCACTTTATATCCCGCTATTGAATGTAAGAGGAGATTATCATGGTAAGAAGATTGGCAAAAAGCTTGTACTAAAAGCGCTACAAAAAGCGATTGAAATGAAGTGGCCGCGCTTGGATCTATATACATGGCCAGGGAACACGAAGGCAGTTCCACTATATAAAAAATGCGGCTTTTTCTGGGAAGATCGTGATGACACGACACATCTTATGAACTTTATGCCTTATGTGATGCAAACTGAAGCGGTTTTAGATTATTTTACGGATGGAAAATGGTACGAAAACAGTACACGGACGATTGAAACGATTCCTGATGGAAACAACGAAAATGAATTTCATTATTATGAGTATTCTTGGAATCATGAGATTCTGGGTAACTTGAAGATGGAATTTGAACGGTTTGGAAGAGGACTCCGCTTAATAGAAACTGATGATTATAAAATCTTCGCGGATGTTGAACACTTTAATCTTGTTTTTGGCTCTGAATACAAGGTCCGATACCACATGATTAATAAAACAGGTAAGCCGTTAACCGTAGAGATTCAAGGGGTGGACGATAAGAGTATTCAGTTTGCAACTTCAAAAAAAATTACGGTTCAAAAGGAAGAAGAAATTGAAATTCCTTTTATGGTAAACGCGATTACTGAAGATCAAAGTGTATGGAGAACACACCCTGCTGTTACTTCTCAATTACTGATCAATGGGAAAAAAGCGCAATTTAGAGTAGGAATTCGTCCTAAGTATCCCGTTAAGTTAAGTTGTAACACGCCGGGCAATCTTAGTTTTGTCGGTAGTTCTTCTCAACTTTATCTTAACTTTGAAAATAACTTCGATGAAAAGGTAACATTTAGCTTTGAACTTCCATCATCAGAATTCGTTACCATTCAGAATCCAAATGTTAGTGTTACATTAGCACCGAAAGGAAAGCAATCGTTATCTGTTCCTTTCACGCTAAAAAAGAATGGATTTTACTCGGCCGATGTCCCAGTCTCTGCAACCAAGACCAATGGAGATAACGTTACTTTTACGAAAAAGCTAGGTGTAGCACTACAGGGAATTGGAGCTAAATTTGCTGGAGAATGTGACGGTTTTTATCACGTATGCAACGGACAATATACAATAAAACTAGATAAGTTCAACAACTGGATCGCACCTGGGAAAGGTGAGGTTGATTACAAGTTGGCTTTCATGGTGCCTCAGCTTGGCAAACCTTTCTCAGAAGAGATTACGCGACTTCGTCCAGAGAAAATTGAACCATTGGTTGAAGATGGTTACGCAGGACTAAGAGCAACCTTCCAATCACAAGCGTTCCCAGAACTGCAGCTTGCAACTATTGTGAAGTTGTACGGTGAAGGACTTGTAGAAAGATATGATGAAATAACCAATATAAGTGATGTAGAAACAGCCGCAGAAGTATGGCTGAATACACCGATTATGTGTCCGATGTTAGACAAAGGTATCTTGCCTTATGATGGAAAGTACATTGAATTAAATGATTCGATGGGATCTGGTTTATCTTATTGGGATCCTAGTAAACTTACGGAGAACTGGCTTTTTCTTCGTGGAAATGATAACCCTAGAGGCATTGCATGGCCGAGAGAGGGAAAGGTGAATTTCTCTAGTTGGTTCATGTACTTTGAGAATAAGTTAGGCAAGTTAGCACCTCAAAAAACAGTTGCGACAAAACCAATCACCATGTCAATTGGTGCTTTCCGTGATTGGCAATCATTCAGAGAATTTGCGACGCAAAAGAAGGATAAACCAGTCAGTTTGACCAATCACATGAACGTATCGGTTAACGGGGGAAATCCTTTTGTTGATAAAGGTAAGGTTAAGGCAGTTGTGAGAGATTATAAGTCCTCGTTTTTCAATGGCTTTATTGAGATGAAACTAGAGGAAGAGATTCTGCAGAGTCACCTATTCGCTTCAGATGAAGAGCTAACACATGCCGAGTTTGATATAGAACTTCCTGAGGATAAAGGAATACATGTCTTAACTTCTAGTATGAATTTAGGTGCTGTTCATGTTACCAGACAATCAGCCGCTTTTGTGACGAACAATCAACCGGTTCAGTTAGAAAAGTCGCTAAAAGATGGTCTTGAAGTGTACACCGTAGACAATGGAGAATTGAAGATCTCAGCTTCAGCACAATTCGCACCTACATTGTTCTCTCTTCAATACAGAGATCAAGAGTGGATGGATTCCCCGTTTCCAAAACCGGCACCGAAATCATGGTGGAATCCTTGGTTCGGCGGTATCGCAGGTCTTCTAGAAGGCACGAGTCTTCATTCCTTACTAAAAGAAGAAAGCACTGTTGAATTTGTAGAAAAGAAAGATAGCAAAGGGAATGAGTGGAAAGGTCTTAAAGTATCTACACATTATAAGAAACACGAGACGTTTAAAGGTATTCAAATTCAGAAGTACTTTTTGATGATGCCAGGAGTTCCGGTGCTTTGCCATACAACGGAAATCGTCCAGAACACGAAGAGCTACTTGGATGGTAAGAACTTTTACACAGGATGTTTTTTAAATCCTGGACCAGAACCTGCTAAAAGCTGGGGAAGTTTTCAGGCTGAAAATGGGGAGTGGACCATGATTTCTGGTGCCAAAGGTGAGCAGGAAATGACCGTTGAACGCAGTGTGATTTACGGATCTGATGATCATAAGCACCTACTTCAATTTGTAGCAGACCAAAATGTCACACATGTTGATTCGTATATCAATCTAGAAGTCATTGAGCTTGGATACTCAGAAAAACTAAGCCTTGAGCACGGTGCTAAGCATTTTACGTCACCGGTGTTTTATGTATTCAATGATCAAGTGATTCCAGGTACCGCATTAGAAGATCTGAAGAAGATTAAATTCAGCTAG
- a CDS encoding LysE family transporter, which translates to MLLLKSIILGFSISAPVGPIGLLCIQRTLSQGKSAGFLTGFGAVTANIVYASIAVLGFSAVSSLLIQYELLLKIIGTTFLLYLGVKTFLKNVPNQAAQLAGESKLMMFFSTFFLMITNPVTILNFTAMFAGLGFGESQMTLHIAMLLISGVFIGATCWWMFLSLVVSLLTKNIQPHLAIINKGAGLLIMGLALANILA; encoded by the coding sequence ATGTTATTACTAAAAAGTATCATTTTAGGTTTTTCTATATCCGCTCCAGTTGGGCCGATCGGTTTGCTTTGTATACAAAGAACACTCTCGCAAGGGAAGTCGGCGGGATTTTTAACTGGCTTTGGAGCAGTTACAGCTAACATAGTTTATGCAAGCATTGCTGTATTAGGATTTTCAGCTGTGTCATCATTATTGATCCAGTACGAGTTGTTGTTAAAAATAATAGGTACCACCTTTTTACTCTACCTAGGGGTGAAAACATTTTTAAAGAACGTACCAAATCAAGCCGCTCAGTTAGCAGGGGAGAGCAAGTTGATGATGTTTTTCTCTACGTTCTTCTTAATGATTACAAACCCCGTTACCATTTTAAATTTTACAGCAATGTTTGCAGGTCTCGGGTTTGGTGAGAGTCAGATGACGTTACACATTGCAATGCTCTTAATAAGCGGTGTGTTTATCGGTGCTACCTGCTGGTGGATGTTCTTGAGTTTAGTGGTAAGCCTGTTAACAAAAAATATTCAGCCGCACTTAGCTATCATCAATAAGGGAGCAGGATTATTAATCATGGGCTTAGCTTTAGCTAATATCTTAGCGTAA
- a CDS encoding LysE family transporter, which yields MLSELFIKGLILGISIAAPVGPIGVFCIQRTLTQGRVVGIVSGLGAACADLLYGLIAGLGLTMVSQFIISQQSWIQLIGGVFLFYLGLKILTSKAIPINGTPQKSSLSSAFFTTFLQTLTNPMTILSFAAIFTGLGIVKPHTIATSSITLIVGIFCGSAAWWIFLTFTVSMMSRRMNQQHMIMINVISGIIICLFGMFSLIRLMIG from the coding sequence GTGCTTTCCGAACTTTTTATAAAAGGCTTAATACTGGGAATCTCAATAGCGGCTCCAGTTGGACCAATCGGTGTATTTTGCATCCAGCGCACATTAACGCAAGGTCGTGTAGTGGGAATTGTATCTGGATTGGGGGCCGCATGTGCAGATTTACTTTATGGTTTGATTGCTGGGCTTGGTCTTACGATGGTTTCTCAATTTATAATAAGCCAACAATCGTGGATTCAACTTATTGGAGGGGTGTTCCTTTTCTATTTAGGTCTTAAAATCTTAACATCTAAAGCGATACCTATTAATGGGACGCCACAAAAGAGTAGTCTTTCTTCCGCCTTTTTTACAACCTTTCTACAAACATTAACGAACCCCATGACCATACTATCTTTTGCAGCCATATTCACTGGGTTAGGGATCGTTAAACCTCACACAATAGCTACCTCTTCCATCACTTTGATAGTTGGAATTTTTTGCGGATCAGCTGCTTGGTGGATCTTTTTAACCTTTACAGTGAGTATGATGAGTAGAAGAATGAATCAGCAGCACATGATTATGATTAATGTTATCTCGGGAATTATCATATGTTTGTTCGGTATGTTTTCACTTATACGTTTAATGATTGGATAG
- a CDS encoding Lrp/AsnC family transcriptional regulator encodes MDTFDKKLIELLQQNGRMKWADLATQVGLSAPATAERVNRLMENGVIKGFGARIEADKVGSELTAFVAVSLERPEHRAPFLARIEELIEVMECHHIAGEDDYLLKIRSRNTKDLDRIISYELKGLSGVVRTKTTIVMDTTKESIEVPIQPHVFSGE; translated from the coding sequence ATGGATACGTTTGATAAGAAATTAATAGAACTGTTGCAGCAGAACGGAAGAATGAAATGGGCAGACTTAGCTACTCAGGTAGGTCTATCCGCTCCAGCTACCGCTGAACGCGTTAACCGTTTGATGGAAAATGGTGTGATCAAAGGATTTGGTGCAAGAATTGAAGCTGATAAGGTGGGAAGTGAACTCACAGCTTTTGTTGCGGTTTCACTGGAACGTCCAGAGCATCGCGCTCCATTCTTAGCACGTATTGAAGAGTTAATAGAAGTGATGGAATGTCATCATATCGCGGGAGAAGATGATTACTTATTAAAAATTCGATCTCGAAACACGAAGGATTTAGATCGAATTATTAGCTATGAATTAAAAGGACTATCAGGGGTTGTTCGTACCAAAACAACGATTGTGATGGATACGACAAAAGAGTCGATCGAAGTTCCTATACAACCGCATGTTTTTTCAGGTGAATAA
- a CDS encoding YciI family protein, which translates to MLFMLIVKASKNSEGGNRPNEELNEAMRTYNEELVKAGVRVLAKGLHPSSNGMRISYQHPGEKPVVTDGPFTETKELIAGFILIDVSSREEAVEWAMKMPDPQGNGEGQIELRQVFE; encoded by the coding sequence ATGCTATTCATGCTGATTGTCAAAGCTTCAAAAAATTCAGAAGGTGGTAACCGCCCTAATGAAGAACTTAATGAAGCGATGAGAACGTACAATGAAGAATTAGTAAAAGCTGGCGTTCGGGTTCTTGCTAAAGGATTACACCCAAGTTCAAATGGTATGCGAATCTCTTATCAACATCCAGGAGAAAAACCAGTGGTTACGGACGGGCCTTTTACGGAAACGAAGGAATTAATCGCTGGGTTTATTCTGATTGATGTGAGCTCTAGGGAAGAAGCCGTAGAATGGGCGATGAAGATGCCTGATCCACAAGGAAACGGAGAAGGTCAGATTGAATTAAGGCAAGTATTTGAGTGA
- a CDS encoding FtsW/RodA/SpoVE family cell cycle protein: MENRRKSFLNEVTNQIRSKEAKEQVSSELNHHMKEAKMRWVNKGYSDVEAEQKAIEQMGSPITLGIQLNKIHRPRIDWVLLALLSSVLLIGFLPVLSMGYESNHYFLMRKMILVVFGMIVALGLMFVDYRKLIRWGWVFYGVGTVLLLSLLFFSSGTMNGKPFLLIGGLTIESIAALPFFMIAWACFFNRDTFKVYQFILLFLVSLLLFFMIPSIATTYLYFTMVLSMLWWSKFSNRQKGIFSGITVGSLLLIGIFSWQYQPYYIKDRMIDFLNPGKVADGAGYQVLQIQKLISGAGWFGGNKSMKQFIPEAHTDFAFVSITYHYGWIAAIFLMLILLLILARVVIAIQQVRDDFGKLMVIGSLSLLLFQIVSNIGMAFGFFPLTSMSLPFISYGLVPILLNAILIGVVLSVYRRKDLSRPAL, from the coding sequence ATGGAAAATCGCAGAAAGTCGTTTCTAAACGAAGTTACGAATCAGATTCGTTCAAAGGAAGCAAAAGAACAAGTTTCGTCTGAGTTGAATCATCATATGAAAGAAGCAAAAATGCGATGGGTAAATAAAGGTTACTCTGATGTAGAAGCCGAACAAAAAGCGATTGAGCAGATGGGGAGCCCAATCACACTAGGTATTCAGTTAAACAAGATTCATCGTCCAAGAATTGATTGGGTCTTGCTCGCGTTATTATCTTCTGTACTCTTAATAGGATTTCTACCTGTACTCTCTATGGGGTATGAAAGCAATCATTACTTTTTAATGAGAAAGATGATATTGGTTGTCTTTGGCATGATTGTGGCTTTAGGTTTGATGTTTGTTGATTATCGGAAGTTAATAAGATGGGGATGGGTGTTTTATGGGGTAGGTACTGTGTTACTACTATCTTTGCTCTTCTTTTCTAGTGGTACGATGAATGGGAAGCCATTCTTACTAATTGGAGGGCTAACGATTGAAAGTATAGCAGCACTTCCTTTCTTTATGATTGCCTGGGCGTGTTTCTTTAATCGAGATACCTTTAAAGTCTATCAATTTATACTCTTATTCTTGGTTTCGCTGTTATTATTCTTCATGATACCAAGTATCGCAACGACTTACTTGTATTTTACCATGGTCCTGTCCATGTTATGGTGGAGCAAATTTTCCAATCGGCAAAAAGGTATTTTTTCAGGCATTACGGTTGGTTCTTTACTATTAATTGGTATTTTCTCATGGCAGTATCAACCGTATTATATAAAAGATAGAATGATTGACTTTCTGAACCCTGGAAAAGTAGCTGATGGAGCAGGGTATCAGGTGCTGCAAATTCAGAAGTTAATATCCGGAGCAGGATGGTTCGGGGGAAATAAGAGTATGAAGCAGTTCATACCTGAAGCACACACGGATTTTGCATTTGTTAGCATCACGTATCACTATGGTTGGATAGCAGCCATATTTCTTATGCTTATCCTTTTATTAATACTAGCAAGAGTTGTCATTGCCATACAGCAAGTTAGAGATGATTTTGGAAAACTCATGGTCATAGGAAGCTTGTCATTATTACTTTTCCAAATAGTGAGTAATATAGGAATGGCATTTGGTTTCTTTCCTCTTACTAGCATGTCCTTACCTTTTATTAGTTACGGGTTAGTTCCTATTCTATTAAACGCTATCTTAATTGGAGTAGTGCTGAGCGTTTATCGCAGGAAGGATTTAAGCAGGCCAGCACTTTAA
- a CDS encoding PadR family transcriptional regulator: MENRLKNLKKIMDEKTFSQVRFTEKHRETIQSKWSNQEDKEQIVLNILQLLNEEKTGYQLANLLIARGVKQFDDNEGSLYVLLHRLESKGVVQSEWLSKEKAKYYQLTSKGKRLLKQADHKEKRSSVILQQLIGGAEWKIAESRF, from the coding sequence ATGGAGAACCGTTTAAAAAACTTAAAGAAAATCATGGACGAAAAAACTTTTTCACAAGTAAGGTTCACGGAAAAGCATCGCGAAACCATACAGAGTAAATGGAGTAATCAAGAAGATAAGGAACAGATTGTATTAAACATTTTGCAGTTGTTGAACGAAGAAAAGACAGGTTATCAGTTAGCGAACTTACTTATTGCACGCGGGGTAAAACAATTTGATGACAATGAAGGATCTCTCTATGTATTGTTGCACCGTTTAGAGAGTAAGGGAGTCGTTCAATCCGAATGGCTATCGAAAGAGAAAGCCAAGTATTATCAGTTAACAAGTAAAGGTAAAAGATTATTAAAGCAAGCTGATCATAAGGAAAAACGGTCATCAGTCATTCTGCAGCAGTTGATAGGAGGAGCGGAATGGAAAATCGCAGAAAGTCGTTTCTAA
- a CDS encoding sigma-70 family RNA polymerase sigma factor — MENMLVDVISAEDKEHILNEAMNDHGQDLLQLVYSYVNHISVAEDLTQDIFVKCYNALHTYNGKSEFKTWLWRIAINHCKDFLKSWYTNKVITTDEESSFHRTEADVVEHEVIQKEVDENLIHAIMQLEIKYREVIYLFYYEELPIKEIALVTEVSDNTVKTRMRRAKELLKIRLEG, encoded by the coding sequence ATGGAAAACATGTTAGTGGATGTGATCTCTGCAGAAGATAAAGAGCACATTTTAAACGAAGCCATGAATGATCATGGACAAGACTTGTTGCAGTTGGTTTATTCCTATGTGAACCATATAAGTGTTGCCGAAGATTTAACACAAGATATCTTTGTTAAGTGTTATAACGCTTTGCATACATATAACGGAAAATCCGAATTTAAAACATGGCTATGGCGGATTGCCATTAACCATTGTAAGGACTTTTTGAAAAGTTGGTACACCAATAAAGTTATCACCACCGACGAGGAATCTTCTTTTCATCGAACTGAGGCGGATGTCGTTGAGCATGAAGTCATTCAAAAAGAAGTAGATGAGAATTTAATCCATGCAATTATGCAACTAGAAATAAAATATAGAGAAGTTATCTATCTTTTTTATTATGAAGAGCTTCCTATTAAGGAGATCGCTTTAGTCACTGAAGTGAGTGATAATACGGTCAAAACAAGAATGCGTCGAGCTAAAGAACTATTGAAAATACGTTTGGAGGGTTAG